The DNA sequence catgtcatgaacCTACTCATCCTAAAAGCGTAACTTGACAggacaatgtaacactaatgatcatatctctaatacttaCTAAACTTCCATTGTACGCTTAggccattggctccctatactTTCTCAACAAAATGGGAAATTATGAGGAGTcaatggaatatttgtacaatgtgtacaataaatatttatggagtattagagatataatcattagtgttacatttttTCATCAGTTGAAGCTTTAGTGACTAATAAATTGACCATTGCCAATATGTTATTTTTTCTGTTTGTATTTATTTGTTGGAGGAGTATGCATAATGCATGCATGCAAGATGACAAAAAATGATCACGCAGGGAACTATTCGAATTTAAATAAGTAATGTATGTGGTATACACAAAAAGCATGCATGAGATATGTTTTTTGATTGAGTCATATCAATTGAAGACAATGAGGAATAATAAACAAGAATATAGATAGGACCACAAGTGAAGGAAGGAAGGAAGGAGCGAGGGTGGTCCTCATCATAGCTCGCTGTAACAAACAATGAAGCCACCAACACACAGTCCATCCAACATGTTTCTCTAATCTTGGCACTTGCCACACATTCTACTATTCCCCTCAATTAAATAATGAGCTGTATTTGTTGGGCCAACCGTAGATGAGAAGACATTACATCCAACTCAAAATTTTAAAGGTATTAAGTTAATGGATCTTTTATCTTATAAATTTTTCGCTcttctttactttttttaatgtaaaacTAACTTTATGGACTGCTCACACTTGCAACATTAACAGTATTCACCAAGGTAGTGAACGTGATCATGATCATCATCATAGAAACCGTGCACATTATATATATCTATGTTGGTAGTTAGCAAAATCACTTTTTTTGATATAGCTGTGTTATGACTTCAATTCCCAAAGCATAGGCATAGCCCTCACTACCTATACTATATAACCTTACAACCCAACCGCCTGTCTTTTCTCAATGACTCTTTTGCCCTTCCTTCACTCTCATTCCCGAGATTATGTTGCACCAGCCGGGGGGGCCTTATGGGAAACACAATTAATAATTGAAAACAAGCCATGTTTTCAGAGATGTTGTGCACCAAAAACAATACGCATGTTAATCCTCTCTTTCAAAACTCTACTAGtataaattaaaagagaagATCGATCACATTCAGATTCGTAATAAGATTATAATGGAGGACGGAGGGAGTTCAAGGTGGAACCCTACGAAGGAGCAGATAAGCATGTTGGAGAATCTTTATAAGCAGGGAATAAGAACACCAAGCGCTGAAGAGATTCAGCAAATAACTGCGAGGTTGAGAGCCTATGGTCACATCGAAGGCAAGAACGTCTTCTACTGGTTTCAGAATCATAAAGCCAGACAGAGGCAGAAGCAGAAGCAACACACTCTCGCTTACTTCAATCGCTCTTttctccatcatcatcatcaacctGCAGGTCACTCATcaccttctccttcttcttcattcttaattattatttcatatataaataaaacaaattgaATAGCTTTATTTTTTCAGTTATGTGTGGTCCGTATTGCATGGTAGGTATGATGAGGAGAATCCCTGATAATAATCATAGCGAAAATGAAACAATGTTTgataagcaacaagatagaACGTTGGATCTTTTCCCTCTTCACCCAACTGGCATCTTGGAAGGGAAGAAGGAGACACAagataacaacaacaacaacaacatgaTGACCATGATGTGCTCTTTCATGGCgccttcttcttcatcatcgcCTGATACTACTCATGATGATGGACATGGCTATAGgcaccaacaacaacaactaccCTTCTTTGATTTCTTCGTCACTTCTGGACATGGACAAGGATCCTTTGAGAGTGGCTAAAATCTTATTAGTCAAACAAACTAACATGCATGCAATGTCGTGTATAATAATTAATGTACTTTATTGTAgtgtttttaattattaacacttttatatatattttaattaagttGGTCGGTGTTATGCATATCGCATCCATTCATTGATCATAACATTTTGTGAGCTAGCTATCACCTTAGCTTGTTGGAAAAGAAGGGCGAGGAATTTTAGATGAGGAATTCCATGACACCATCTATGTTCTTACTGCTACCTActattactttattttattcatgATTTATAGCTTCACCAACGATGAAATCTtacaatattttataaattatgttAAGTGTACACAAAAATTAACCACTAAAATTAGTCacaatataaaatacatattaaaatataaatatatattaaaaataaattaaattatacatgtatttatacataaatatattaataactaattttagtaactaattttaatgtataaataatattttttatattttatcattttattatctataattttaaaatataaacatGTTTCCACCTGTATGCTTaaacttttcttttatgttaatcgaaaaaaaaaaatcggtaTAAGATGgactatataaaaaatagaaaagtttagagccaacaattttataaaattttggccAACATTACtcataaaaaatttacaatCATACTTCAAGCTCAAAATAAACTTTTATGTAAAgaatgagttaattattttttcgttaatttacatttttttcataagtattttttattaataataataatggcacaaataaattttatatatttttcttaatttttttaaaagtaaacaaATCAACACATTGGAAATGTATAAGAAAGTTCACAACATATAAGAAAgtatttacaaataaaaaaaaacggtCTTATTATAAAttcacacttttttttttctaaacaCAACAAAAATCACTTAAACGATTGCGCATGATGAATCATTCACTTCTTTTTCgtattttttagtttctcttttttttcgtgttttttctttgttcacatttttttattattattattattgctatattttttattcttcttctcctatTGGTTATTACAgctaacattttttatttttattttttaatgtaatttttttatttcttttttttttagttttattcaTGTTAAAAAGgtgaaacaagaagaattattagaagataaaaaagaaaaagaagaataaaatgatgatgaaaaaaaagaaaaaaaagagaaataatttaaattgtgcaaaatttacaaaaaaaaaataataccaaaattttttaaacgTAACATAAAAAGTTTCTTAAATTTGATATTGAAAATTTTACTGTGACACAAGTTCTTGTTAAGAAGacgaaaagaaaaatttgaattgTGTAGAAAaacaatatcaaaattttttaatcataacACATTAATTAAGTTtgctaattattttttaattatgacaCATTAAGGTTCTTAATTTTcacatcaaaattttttaaccgtaatacataaaattttttaaccaattaaaagttattagaaattttttaatttgtgatcttttaaagatttattgtattattcacacttttttttatgtaatttccAACTGAATGATTTGGTTTTATTATCAATTGAACTAATAGAGTGGTATTAAACCTCATATATAAGTGGTCTAATTATTTTTGTGTCATTTATAACAAATTGACATATTTTTTTGGTTTCAAAATACGTTTGCTAATTGAGTGAGTTAACATTTTagatttgtattttttttttctgtcatttatCAGACATTTTGGTAtcattttcaataaattttttgtgtcaTTACCTAAAAATTCATATACGATTCTTGTTAACGTTAAATTATTGTATGATattaaactaacaaaaagaagtTGATGATAACCATGAGGTGATTAGGAGGagaagaaagataaaaaaataaagaaaagaagaaatcaaacaaaaaataaaaagacgaagaaggaaaaaaaaaagagtatgaggagagaaaaatggagaaaaaaaacataaaaaacacatacatatatggttaaatttggttaaaaaaatttagttatctaacatttttaaaaataaaaatagaatacaaaacttaaaataatatttaagaaTAATGTTAAAAAACTAACTTTTTTGTTAACCgacataaattaattttttaaaataattttatatatcttaaacttaaacattaaattattaaccatttattataaattctaaattatgAATCTTAAcctaaatcttttaaaagaataaaaattaaaaaaaaaaactaatagaatattaattaacaaaaaattaattccTTATCCtttctcaaaaataaaatcactCATAGCATCTATGCCTTAGCTACACTTATCTTGtctgaaaactttttattttcttaaaattgCACACTTTTACTTAAGTTGCAAAATTTTAAGCCAAGGAAGTACGCGATGGAAAGATGTATGTTGAGAGTTAATCATACTCATAGTCATATAAAGCGTTTTGAATTGAATAATGCTAGggagattttataattatatggTTAATTAGGTTTTTCTAAAAGAACTTCATCATAAGCATCGTTATAAAGTACATTCCAAACTTTTTCCAACTATATATTAGTCCATGAATTTAATTAGCCCAATGATAGTGACTACACAGGTGACTTGCCATGTTGTTGCAATTAATCCACTTAAAGTTACTTCAATCTTGCTTTTAAAATCCAGTTCTGAATCCAAAAAATTTCTAGcaaaaagaataaaaacaaaagcaacCCCTGATTTGAGGTCGAACAATTGCAAGCACCACATCGTTCTAAACTCCTAAGTCCTAACCCAATATATGCATCGACAAATGTTAAAAATGTTATATATTGAATTTGTGATCGATTCCTTTATTTTGTCCAATTCCATTCCAaaccttttctttctttacaattgcatatatatgattgattgatgatttaGTAAACAAGCTATGctatatctttaaaaaaaaaaaagaaaaagtttaaCGGGACTTCTCTTACAAAACAAGTAACTCTTCGAACTTATCTTGCTCCTAGTATTGCTCTAATATAATGCTCTCTTTTTGTCAGGGTGCTCAGAATAGCTTCAACTTTGAACAGTACCCTATCCTACAACCTCTGGAATTTTGTTTTTTGAAGCAAATAAAATTGGTTTAGACTTTAAACACTCTTCAATATttgtatttctttaaaaataaaatcaatgaattaatggtgatccaccaaATTAAATTGGTTTGATAGGTGAGTTATGGTATATTTAGTTGTGGATTAAAAGGGAAATCAGCccttatatatatagataaatattttatgtttaagcttttGATTGCTCTTGAACTTTTGTAATTTAATCACTATTTTTTCTCCATACATATTTAAGTGATATTTCTCTTTCCAACCCATTATTTGTTAGTAGTTGTTACTCATGACTTAGTGGGAAAATAGTTCAGAATTTCTATTTGCGACAAtattagtttaattaattagtttgattCAAATGCCAAAAAAGTTTTCTAAAGTCAAACCAAAGTAACCAAGTACATCGCAACTAATGATCCATTATATCTAGTATTTATCTTCACTAGCAGTTCCCACTTCCTAGTCACATTTCAATAGTATCACTTTCACTAAAACATATTCTATGGAAAAATATAGGTAGACAATGAGAATATTAAACAATATACATAATGGATATGTCGAATGTTCAATTCAATAAGTATGCAGATGATTATGTTCATTATGTTTAATTAGATAGTTATTTTTTTGATTCGATTTACTCATGTACAATCAACAATAGCTGAATGTTTAATTTAACAAGTGTGCAAGTAGTTATCTTAATGTCAAGGTTTAAGAAATAATTTGGGGagtaaagtattttttattttattggatAATTCTAGAACCTATTGTTCATATTGTTTACAAAAGTTATTATCTACCTAACAAAATCGTTCTGTTATTACTATGTTATATTTTGACTTTGGTTGATTGTTTACATCTAAATAAACAACAAAAGCAAAAATTTAATATTGATGTACAAATaacatgtaaaaaaaatttaggtcATCTAATCATTTAGATGATTTTTGaagtaataaaattaaaagttagtTATATTTACTGACCATATAGAATTAGTCGTTtgtgcaatttttttttatgaaacaataataaaacaaaTGCTAAGTGATTAAGTTCAATTGGGCAATGATAAGCAATTGAGCAGTGATGGATCTAAGGATACACATCAGAGGTTAAACGTCGCAATAAGGGGCCCATTTATCGTACCAAACGGGTCATTCATGTTCCTTTGATTGCACTTGTTTTAAATATTTCTCAATCCAAAAATAGACatattttaaatgatatttaCTGTTTCAGCCCAGTGCCAATTTGTGTTCGACACATAAGCTGACAGCTGAGTGCTCCCATGTGGGCCCCTATTCAAGCTCTAAGGTTGGGCTTTAAGATAAGATTTTGGGCTTTATTATAGATATTAGGAATTGAATAAATggtttgaatttaattttgtgtatatatgtgatataaatatataataatttattgacgACTAATAACAAATTGTAAATAAAGTTTTCATTTACATTATGGATTAAGTTTTGGCTACTGAATTGGAGAATactgtgaaaaaaaaaaataaatagtcaaatttatttttaaaagtttatttgttctctaaattaatttttaaaatctttttaattaaatttgtttttaaatattttaaattgattaaattaatcATTCTATCACTTCCGTTATTTATGGtgtcaaaaattattaatattaatataacaCATTATAGTACACACTTAATAGTTCTAATTGGTTAATAATGTCataaatttgtaaaattatatcaaattaatctCAAATTGAAAGACCTTCAGATATTAAAATTTCtcaatttaaaattaagttgatataattttataaacttatCATGTTAATTTTCAATTAAGACGGTTAGATGTGTAATGTAATATAATTTAAGGTGTGATATAAGCAAAATTTTACAATATAAAAAACGTAAACAATAAAAGAACTAATTTAACTAACTTAAAATAACTGAAAAAcgaatttatttaaaaaaactttaataaccaatttaaaaagtaaacaatcttttaaaaataaatttaaccaTTCATTTTTTAATACCACTCAAATATGGCCAAAGTTTAGAACCATTGGTAGAATCTACGTCTCAAAAGGAATTGCACAAGGGTTCAAATTTTGAGTAAGCTCGCCAAATAATAAAACCCATAGCAATAATGGTGTGTGAGTGTGTAAGTGTCTGAtgggtaaaaaaaaaaaaaaactatccagataaattatatacaaaaaaaaatgttacactACTTGAAAGTTGTAACAGCGACAAcgaaaaattaaagttataaaatatgaaattaatagagagaaaataatattaaaatgctattatttttattttcttttaattatttaattttaataaaatttaataattatacatAACTAAAAAGAGAAATTTAAGATAGCAATATAATCcacattattaaatgcaaaaATGTTCAACTTCTCATGTATAGGATAAATTCAATACATTGGAGAATCAAGTAACGAGATCTTATAGATTTGGATATTGATCAAATAGGACGCGATTAAGCAATGAAAAACTCTTATCACAAATCACAAAcaatttttaatcaaatttaattattatttcaattcttaaaaaaaaaagaatacaaCATGTCTTTTAAAAATGAAAAGTTAGATGCTTTAACCAGCTAAATCTTTGTGGATGACGGCTGTTTTTATTATGTTCTAAGTTCTAACCACATCAGATTGCGTGTGTTTGCGTGTGCTCTGGTGACCCCATTAATTGAATTTGGTATAAAATGACTTTTCCCTTTAACCCGTCCCATAAATCAAgcatctattttattttcttttatttgtttcctTCCAAATTTTCTTTCCGGATTGGTCAAGTGAAATTGTTGTTTATGTTTTTGGCTTTGATGATAAATCATAGTAACATATGACACCCATGTGAGGTGCTTTCCAACCATTGTCACACACACTTTACCCACAAAAATACATCAAGATATTTGCCATAAATAATCTTCCTATCTCAAAattttatgaattaa is a window from the Arachis stenosperma cultivar V10309 chromosome 3, arast.V10309.gnm1.PFL2, whole genome shotgun sequence genome containing:
- the LOC130967489 gene encoding WUSCHEL-related homeobox 2, coding for MLENLYKQGIRTPSAEEIQQITARLRAYGHIEGKNVFYWFQNHKARQRQKQKQHTLAYFNRSFLHHHHQPAVMCGPYCMVGMMRRIPDNNHSENETMFDKQQDRTLDLFPLHPTGILEGKKETQDNNNNNNMMTMMCSFMAPSSSSSPDTTHDDGHGYRHQQQQLPFFDFFVTSGHGQGSFESG